Proteins encoded within one genomic window of Flavobacterium oreochromis:
- a CDS encoding site-2 protease family protein, with translation MLPTVWDWEFIWGFTAMFSIGLAFMNLLPIPGLDGGHAIFTLAEMITGKKLNDKAAEIVQTIGMVILLSLMALTFGKDIFEIIAQKFF, from the coding sequence ATGTTACCTACCGTATGGGATTGGGAATTTATTTGGGGCTTTACAGCCATGTTTTCTATTGGATTAGCTTTCATGAACCTACTTCCTATACCTGGTTTAGATGGTGGACATGCTATTTTTACTCTAGCAGAAATGATTACTGGAAAAAAATTAAATGATAAAGCTGCAGAAATTGTTCAAACCATAGGAATGGTTATATTACTGAGTTTAATGGCTTTAACATTTGGAAAAGATATTTTTGAAATAATTGCTCAAAAATTTTTTTAA
- a CDS encoding M1 family aminopeptidase encodes MKSAAKKINFKVNSNTQNYDITYHKLEFTVNPTLLAITGKVTTNFIALSNLDTVTFELTNSLLVSSVKVNNTNTTFIQNSNYELIINCPSTIINGTNATVEISYSGTPANSGFDSFKITTHGNKSPILWTLSEPYGARDWWPCKQDLNDKIDNGIDIYITAPSQYKSISNGIEQSQTILGSNTITHFKHSYPIPAYLVAIAVSNYQVYNQQGGLGTTENPYFPITNYIYPETSDTMIPSLAPTPTIINFYESIIGKYPFRNEKYGHAEFSWGGGMEHTTVSFMTANNGIMDRSLIAHEMAHQWFGDKVTCGSWKDIWLNEGLTEYMSGCVIENLDGSTSFNNWKYSKINSITSAIAGNLYLYDFQLANTNRIFSSRITYNKGSMVAHMLRYIMGDTNFFQALRNYLNDPVLAYKYALTPQFQTHLEAVHGSSLQEFFNDWVYNEGYPIYTINAYNSGLNQAKVKIQQTQSITDSTQTGYVSYFEMPVPVRLILDNGSYLDLKLNNTFNDQLYTIDLPVGTSITNVIFDPNKDIISKGNTASLTNENFELSASINLFPNPSEDQVYIQLPDKTELQKVRFLNHLGQEVLKTDQKEISIHHLTNGLYQILIETTEGKAHKKFLKK; translated from the coding sequence ATGAAATCTGCCGCAAAAAAAATAAATTTCAAGGTAAATTCTAATACTCAAAATTACGACATTACCTATCATAAACTTGAATTTACAGTTAATCCTACTCTTCTTGCCATTACAGGAAAGGTAACAACTAATTTCATAGCATTAAGTAACCTGGACACTGTAACTTTTGAATTAACTAATTCTCTCCTTGTTAGCTCAGTAAAAGTCAATAACACAAACACTACTTTTATTCAAAATTCTAATTACGAGTTGATAATAAATTGTCCTTCTACTATTATAAATGGAACTAATGCAACTGTAGAAATTTCATACTCCGGTACACCAGCCAATAGCGGATTTGATTCTTTTAAAATAACTACTCATGGTAACAAATCACCTATTTTATGGACTCTTTCTGAACCTTATGGTGCTCGCGATTGGTGGCCATGTAAGCAAGATCTAAATGATAAAATAGATAATGGTATAGATATTTACATAACAGCTCCTTCACAGTACAAAAGTATTTCTAATGGTATAGAACAATCTCAAACAATTTTGGGTTCAAATACAATCACACATTTTAAACATTCATATCCCATACCTGCTTATTTAGTTGCTATAGCTGTTTCAAATTACCAAGTATATAATCAACAGGGAGGATTAGGCACTACAGAAAATCCTTATTTTCCTATCACTAATTACATTTACCCTGAAACAAGTGACACTATGATCCCTAGTTTAGCTCCTACTCCAACTATTATAAATTTTTACGAATCAATTATTGGAAAATATCCATTTCGAAACGAAAAATATGGTCATGCGGAATTTAGTTGGGGTGGAGGAATGGAACATACTACTGTTTCATTTATGACAGCAAATAATGGCATTATGGATCGATCTTTAATAGCCCATGAAATGGCTCACCAATGGTTTGGTGATAAAGTAACTTGTGGTTCTTGGAAAGACATATGGTTAAATGAAGGATTAACTGAGTATATGTCAGGTTGTGTAATTGAAAATCTAGATGGTAGTACAAGTTTTAACAATTGGAAATACTCAAAAATTAACAGTATTACTTCAGCAATAGCGGGTAATTTATATTTATACGATTTTCAACTAGCAAATACAAACAGAATTTTCAGCAGTCGCATAACATACAATAAAGGTTCTATGGTTGCTCATATGTTACGTTACATTATGGGAGACACTAACTTTTTTCAAGCGTTACGTAATTATTTAAACGATCCTGTATTAGCGTATAAATATGCCTTAACACCTCAATTCCAAACACACCTAGAAGCAGTTCATGGTAGTAGCCTTCAAGAATTTTTTAATGATTGGGTATACAATGAAGGATATCCTATTTACACTATTAACGCTTATAATTCAGGACTAAATCAAGCCAAAGTAAAAATTCAACAAACACAATCTATTACGGATAGCACACAAACTGGATATGTTTCTTATTTTGAGATGCCTGTACCAGTAAGATTAATATTAGATAATGGCAGTTATTTAGATTTAAAACTAAACAATACTTTTAATGACCAACTCTACACTATAGACTTACCTGTAGGTACATCTATAACAAATGTTATCTTTGATCCTAACAAGGATATTATTTCAAAAGGCAATACAGCTAGTTTAACCAATGAAAATTTTGAATTATCTGCAAGTATTAATTTATTTCCCAACCCAAGCGAAGATCAAGTATATATTCAATTACCTGATAAAACTGAACTACAAAAGGTAAGATTTTTAAATCATTTAGGTCAAGAAGTATTAAAAACTGACCAAAAAGAAATCAGTATTCATCACCTTACTAATGGTCTTTACCAAATATTAATAGAGACTACAGAAGGTAAGGCTCATAAAAAATTCTTAAAAAAATAA
- a CDS encoding M50 family metallopeptidase has translation MDTLIQIAQILFILSVLVILHEFGHYLPAKLFKIRVEKFYLFMDPWFSLLKKKIGDTEWGIGWLPIGGYVKLAGMMDESMDKEQMAQPAQPWEFRSKPAWQRLIVMLGGVTVNIILAWFIYIMLFTTYGQKYVAMNKIQQNGLAFNEVGKKIGFKNGDKIIAIDGENVNKNLRKASIDVLFANKVTVERANQKLDLPINDTHRREIISSEGKNFITPRLESVVVDSIIPGLPAEKAKLEKADQIISINGQKINYFDELKDALQTQKNHTIQLGVLRQGKTITLEAQVTPEGNLGFTNKMPSEEEIKAKYLVTNQISFIQAVPEAIEESYSQIKYKIKEFKLLLSPKTGAYKK, from the coding sequence ATGGATACACTTATTCAAATCGCACAAATTCTATTTATTCTTTCCGTTCTCGTTATTTTACATGAGTTTGGTCATTACTTACCTGCTAAATTATTTAAAATACGGGTTGAGAAATTTTATTTATTTATGGATCCTTGGTTCTCTTTACTAAAAAAGAAAATAGGTGATACGGAATGGGGAATTGGATGGTTACCCATTGGAGGTTATGTAAAACTTGCTGGAATGATGGATGAAAGCATGGACAAAGAACAAATGGCCCAACCTGCTCAACCTTGGGAATTTCGCTCAAAACCAGCTTGGCAACGCTTAATTGTAATGTTAGGTGGTGTAACTGTTAATATTATTTTGGCTTGGTTTATATACATTATGCTTTTCACGACATATGGACAAAAATATGTTGCAATGAACAAAATCCAACAAAATGGGTTAGCTTTCAACGAAGTTGGTAAAAAGATTGGTTTTAAAAACGGTGATAAAATAATTGCTATAGACGGCGAAAATGTAAATAAAAATTTAAGAAAAGCAAGTATTGATGTATTATTTGCAAATAAAGTAACTGTAGAAAGAGCTAATCAAAAACTAGATCTACCAATAAATGATACACATAGAAGAGAAATCATTTCATCTGAAGGAAAGAATTTTATTACACCTCGATTAGAGTCTGTAGTAGTCGATTCTATCATTCCTGGTCTTCCTGCTGAAAAAGCTAAATTGGAAAAAGCAGATCAAATTATATCAATCAATGGTCAAAAAATAAACTATTTTGATGAATTAAAAGATGCACTTCAAACACAAAAAAACCATACAATTCAATTAGGGGTTTTACGTCAAGGAAAAACAATTACTTTAGAAGCACAAGTAACACCTGAAGGAAATTTAGGATTCACTAACAAAATGCCTTCAGAAGAGGAAATAAAAGCAAAATACTTAGTAACGAATCAAATTAGTTTTATACAAGCTGTTCCAGAAGCAATTGAAGAGTCTTACAGCCAAATTAAATATAAAATAAAGGAATTCAAATTATTGTTATCCCCTAAAACAGGTGCCTATAAAAAGTAA